One window of the Rufibacter radiotolerans genome contains the following:
- a CDS encoding heavy metal translocating P-type ATPase translates to METIQKTKKAIKDTFPVEGMTCAACAGSVESMLQAQPGVQSAAVNFAGKTVLVEYAPGTDLAKLQQALQSVGYDMLIQKEEATPEAKEAREQEAYAAIKHKTIWAVALSIPVVVIGMFFHHLPYGNWIMLALTIPVVFWFGRSFFVNAVKQARHGKANMDTLVALSTGIAFLFSVFNTVYPQFFLSRGLEPHVYFEAATVIIAFILLGKLLEERAKSRTSGAIKKLMGLQPKSVKALRNGQEIELPIEQVLVGDVLIIRPGEKIPVDGRVISGSSYLDESMISGEPIPVQKTKDDQVFTGTINQKGSLQISAEKVGAQTLLAQIIKLVQEAQGSKAPVQKLTDKIAGIFVPVVIVIALLSFAGWYFLGGDNNMTHGLLALITVLIIACPCALGLATPTAIMVGVGRGAEQGILIKDAESLELAHKLTAIVLDKTGTITKGKPEVTELQWTVPAAAQAELAGVLLAIENQSEHPLAEAVSKYLLEQGVQPAALEHFESITGRGVQAEYQGHTFWLGNEKLMQENNLQFRADLEKTAQKLKTEAKTVVFAGTQGQVVALIAIADAIKDTSAQAVKDLQDLGLQVYMLTGDNAQTAAAVAKQVGLQHYKAEVMPQDKGDFVQELQRQGHVVGMVGDGINDSQALALADVGIAMGRGTDIAMDVAKITLMHSDLRAIPKAIKLSKATVRTIHQNLFWAFIYNVIGIPVAAGLLYPIWGFLLDPMIAGAAMALSSVSVVTNSLRLRTLKL, encoded by the coding sequence ATGGAAACGATACAGAAAACTAAAAAGGCCATCAAAGACACCTTCCCGGTAGAGGGCATGACCTGCGCGGCCTGCGCTGGAAGCGTGGAGTCTATGCTCCAGGCCCAGCCAGGCGTGCAGAGCGCGGCCGTGAACTTCGCCGGCAAAACGGTGCTGGTGGAGTATGCCCCGGGCACCGACCTGGCCAAGCTGCAGCAAGCCCTACAGAGCGTGGGCTATGACATGCTCATTCAGAAAGAGGAAGCCACCCCCGAGGCCAAAGAGGCCCGCGAGCAGGAAGCCTATGCGGCCATCAAGCATAAAACCATCTGGGCGGTGGCCCTATCCATTCCGGTGGTCGTCATTGGCATGTTCTTTCATCACCTGCCCTACGGCAATTGGATTATGCTGGCGCTTACCATTCCGGTGGTGTTCTGGTTTGGCCGCAGCTTCTTTGTGAACGCCGTAAAGCAGGCCCGTCACGGCAAAGCCAACATGGACACCCTGGTGGCCCTGAGCACCGGCATTGCGTTTCTGTTCAGTGTCTTCAACACCGTTTACCCCCAATTTTTCCTATCCAGAGGCCTGGAGCCGCACGTGTATTTTGAGGCCGCCACGGTGATTATTGCCTTTATCTTGCTGGGTAAACTGCTGGAGGAAAGAGCCAAGTCCAGAACCTCGGGAGCCATTAAGAAACTGATGGGACTGCAACCAAAGTCAGTAAAAGCGCTGCGCAACGGGCAGGAAATAGAACTGCCTATTGAACAGGTGCTGGTGGGTGATGTTCTGATTATCCGCCCTGGCGAAAAGATCCCGGTAGATGGCCGCGTGATCAGCGGTTCTTCTTATCTGGACGAGAGCATGATTAGCGGCGAGCCGATTCCGGTGCAGAAAACCAAAGACGACCAGGTCTTCACAGGCACCATCAACCAGAAAGGCAGCCTGCAGATCTCCGCGGAGAAAGTGGGCGCCCAGACGCTTCTGGCCCAGATCATTAAACTGGTGCAGGAAGCGCAGGGCTCCAAAGCCCCCGTGCAGAAACTCACGGATAAAATCGCCGGCATCTTCGTGCCCGTGGTCATTGTCATTGCCTTGCTGAGTTTTGCGGGTTGGTACTTCCTGGGCGGCGACAACAACATGACCCACGGCTTGCTGGCCCTCATTACGGTGCTCATTATCGCCTGCCCCTGCGCCCTGGGGCTAGCCACGCCCACAGCTATTATGGTGGGCGTAGGCCGCGGGGCTGAACAGGGGATTCTGATCAAAGACGCCGAGAGCTTGGAACTGGCGCACAAACTCACGGCCATCGTGCTGGACAAAACCGGCACCATCACCAAGGGCAAACCCGAAGTCACCGAGCTGCAATGGACGGTCCCTGCAGCGGCCCAGGCGGAGTTGGCCGGCGTGTTACTCGCCATTGAAAACCAAAGTGAGCACCCGCTGGCCGAGGCTGTGTCTAAGTACCTTTTAGAGCAAGGCGTGCAACCGGCGGCGCTGGAGCATTTTGAAAGCATTACCGGCCGGGGCGTGCAGGCGGAGTACCAGGGCCACACCTTCTGGCTGGGCAACGAGAAACTCATGCAGGAGAACAACCTCCAGTTTAGGGCAGATTTGGAAAAAACGGCTCAGAAACTCAAAACCGAGGCCAAGACCGTGGTTTTTGCCGGAACTCAGGGCCAGGTGGTGGCGCTCATTGCCATTGCCGATGCCATTAAAGACACCTCGGCGCAAGCCGTGAAAGACCTGCAGGACCTGGGGCTACAAGTCTACATGCTCACCGGCGACAATGCCCAGACCGCCGCGGCCGTGGCCAAACAGGTGGGGCTACAACACTACAAAGCCGAGGTGATGCCCCAGGACAAAGGCGACTTTGTGCAGGAGCTCCAGCGACAGGGCCACGTGGTGGGCATGGTAGGCGACGGTATCAATGACTCGCAGGCGCTGGCCCTGGCAGACGTGGGCATTGCCATGGGCCGCGGCACCGACATTGCCATGGACGTAGCCAAAATCACGCTTATGCACTCAGACCTGCGGGCCATTCCCAAGGCCATAAAACTGAGCAAGGCCACTGTACGCACTATCCACCAGAACCTGTTCTGGGCGTTTATCTATAACGTGATAGGTATACCCGTGGCGGCGGGCTTGCTCTACCCTATCTGGGGCTTCCTGCTGGACCCCATGATTGCCGGCGCGGCCATGGCCCTTAGCTCTGTGTCTGTGGTCACCAACAGTTTGCGCCTGCGCACGTTGAAGCTTTAA
- a CDS encoding flavin-containing monooxygenase: protein MQPTHLSSTESPVYDALVIGAGQAGLAMGYYLQQQDKRFLLLDKNKAVGQSWAERYRSLRLFTPAAYCHLPGWPLSSPNGTYPTKDQIATYLQEYARHFQLPVLLNQTVSALTKNGGIFQVQTQQQVFQARQVIIATGPFQTPFVPTFSPAPASGILQLHSSAYQEPGQLPPGKVLVVGAGNSGAQITVELSQTHEVNLSVRKPPRFSSLRKLGKSVFWWATKTGAIFAPPHSFLGKKMLRQTDVIYGRELEQALQKKSITLRPELSRFNVPEALFQDGSNTAFSSIVWCTGFQSDYSWLQVKNALDPGGQPLHQEGISPVAGLFYLGLQWQRSRSSALLLGAGRDAHFLAQRLA from the coding sequence ATGCAACCCACCCACCTTTCTTCTACTGAAAGCCCTGTCTATGATGCCCTGGTCATTGGTGCCGGTCAGGCCGGTTTGGCCATGGGATATTATCTCCAGCAGCAAGACAAACGGTTCCTGCTCTTGGACAAGAATAAAGCCGTGGGCCAGTCCTGGGCAGAGCGGTACAGGTCATTGAGGCTGTTCACACCGGCGGCGTACTGCCATTTGCCGGGCTGGCCGCTTTCCTCGCCCAACGGCACTTACCCCACCAAAGACCAGATTGCCACCTACCTGCAAGAATACGCCCGGCACTTTCAGTTACCCGTGCTATTAAACCAAACGGTTAGCGCCCTTACCAAAAACGGAGGCATTTTTCAGGTGCAGACGCAGCAGCAGGTTTTCCAGGCCAGGCAGGTGATTATTGCCACCGGACCTTTCCAGACGCCTTTCGTGCCAACCTTCTCCCCGGCCCCAGCCTCCGGAATTCTGCAGCTGCATTCCTCCGCTTACCAGGAACCGGGGCAACTGCCCCCCGGGAAGGTGCTGGTGGTGGGCGCGGGAAACTCGGGGGCGCAGATTACCGTGGAACTCAGCCAAACACATGAGGTAAATCTATCCGTCAGGAAACCCCCAAGGTTCTCCTCGCTCCGGAAGTTGGGTAAAAGCGTGTTTTGGTGGGCTACTAAAACCGGGGCCATCTTCGCACCGCCCCATTCTTTTCTGGGCAAGAAGATGCTCCGGCAGACGGATGTGATCTACGGGCGGGAACTGGAGCAGGCCCTTCAGAAAAAATCCATAACGCTGCGGCCAGAGCTTTCCAGGTTTAACGTACCAGAGGCGCTGTTTCAGGATGGGAGCAATACCGCCTTTTCCAGCATAGTTTGGTGCACGGGTTTCCAATCTGATTATAGCTGGTTGCAGGTCAAGAACGCATTGGACCCAGGTGGCCAACCCTTGCACCAGGAGGGCATCAGTCCGGTGGCTGGGTTGTTTTACCTGGGGTTACAGTGGCAGCGCAGCCGAAGCTCCGCGTTACTGTTGGGCGCCGGTCGGGACGCGCACTTCCTCGCGCAGCGGTTGGCATAG
- a CDS encoding four-helix bundle copper-binding protein produces MRTEYKPAIDALLACIAACDHCATACLQEDDVKKMARCIHLSLDCADYCSLTASFLSKGSEHARLVVRQCVEICEACAVECERHAHDHCQACAETCRHCVEVCKDLIPKTDSLSAILAAASESE; encoded by the coding sequence ATGCGTACTGAGTATAAACCCGCGATTGATGCGTTGCTGGCCTGTATTGCCGCCTGCGACCACTGTGCCACCGCCTGCCTGCAGGAAGACGATGTCAAAAAGATGGCCCGCTGCATTCACCTGAGCCTGGACTGCGCCGATTACTGCAGCCTCACCGCCTCGTTTTTGTCTAAAGGCTCAGAGCATGCCCGTCTAGTGGTGCGCCAATGCGTTGAGATCTGCGAGGCCTGCGCCGTAGAGTGTGAACGCCACGCCCATGACCATTGCCAGGCCTGCGCCGAAACCTGCCGCCATTGCGTAGAAGTGTGTAAGGACCTCATTCCTAAAACTGATAGCCTCAGCGCCATTCTGGCCGCCGCCTCAGAATCTGAATAA
- a CDS encoding cation diffusion facilitator family transporter gives MAETHSHSHAHGSHGHSHGLPASGRLNTAFLVGIGLNVLFVVLEAGAGWWYNSLALLTDAGHNFTDVISLLLAFFALKISKRKPTGRFTYGFGKSTTLVSLLNAVLLLLAVGAIGWEAIERLGAPPALNGTAISIVSGIGIFINAGTALLFFRDKEHDINVKGAYLHMAADALVSLGVVAAGIVIFYTNWFWIDAVISLVIMAIIVWSTWSLLMESLHLTLDAVPQGVDLEAIRNYLKSISGVAEIHDLHVWAMSSTENALTAHLVVDEQYKEDQLAQIRTHLHEEFHLNHVTLQVERGPDGHACADAGAYH, from the coding sequence ATGGCAGAAACCCATTCACATTCCCACGCGCACGGTTCCCATGGGCACAGCCACGGCTTGCCCGCCTCGGGTAGGTTGAACACCGCCTTCTTGGTGGGCATTGGGCTGAACGTGCTGTTTGTGGTGCTAGAGGCCGGGGCCGGTTGGTGGTACAATTCGCTGGCGCTGCTCACAGACGCGGGGCATAATTTCACAGACGTCATCAGTCTGTTGCTCGCTTTTTTCGCGCTCAAGATCTCTAAGCGCAAACCCACCGGCCGCTTTACCTACGGCTTCGGGAAAAGTACCACATTGGTCTCTTTGCTGAACGCGGTGCTGTTGCTGCTGGCCGTGGGCGCCATTGGCTGGGAGGCCATAGAGCGTCTGGGCGCACCCCCGGCCCTGAACGGGACCGCCATCTCCATTGTCTCCGGCATTGGCATTTTTATCAACGCCGGCACCGCTCTGCTTTTCTTCCGGGACAAAGAACATGACATTAACGTGAAAGGCGCCTACCTGCACATGGCCGCCGATGCGCTAGTGAGCCTGGGCGTAGTGGCGGCCGGGATAGTTATTTTCTACACCAATTGGTTCTGGATAGATGCCGTCATCAGTCTGGTTATTATGGCTATTATTGTCTGGAGTACCTGGAGCCTCTTAATGGAGTCTTTGCACCTTACCCTGGATGCCGTACCCCAGGGCGTTGATCTGGAGGCTATCAGAAACTACCTGAAAAGCATCTCCGGCGTGGCCGAAATCCATGATCTGCACGTGTGGGCCATGAGCAGCACCGAGAACGCCCTTACCGCCCACCTAGTGGTAGACGAGCAGTACAAGGAAGACCAACTGGCCCAGATCCGAACGCACCTCCACGAGGAGTTCCACCTGAACCACGTGACCCTGCAGGTGGAACGCGGTCCCGACGGCCACGCCTGCGCCGATGCCGGGGCCTACCATTGA
- a CDS encoding four-helix bundle copper-binding protein produces MHNSQNQPAIDALMACILECEHCATACLQEEDVKMMVRCIQLDRDCADICKLTMTLLARGSEHGKHLLRECMEVCEACAAECGKHHHEHCQRCAEACRRCAEACRSLAA; encoded by the coding sequence ATGCACAATTCACAAAACCAACCAGCCATTGACGCGCTCATGGCGTGTATCTTAGAATGTGAGCACTGCGCCACCGCCTGTCTGCAGGAAGAAGACGTGAAGATGATGGTCCGCTGTATTCAGCTGGACCGTGACTGCGCCGATATCTGCAAACTGACCATGACGCTGCTGGCCCGCGGTTCTGAGCACGGCAAACATCTATTACGTGAATGTATGGAAGTTTGTGAGGCCTGCGCCGCTGAATGCGGTAAGCACCACCATGAGCACTGCCAACGCTGCGCCGAAGCCTGCCGCAGATGCGCAGAGGCCTGCCGGTCATTGGCTGCGTAA
- a CDS encoding AraC family transcriptional regulator, with amino-acid sequence MEQHLHIKNMVCPRCIATVTEVLTGQGLTVQDVKLGEATVTTEKKVNVPALSEALQAHGFELLQEKDEQLTDLIKTTLLEYQRQLEEEYQPMTTSVYLSEKLGMSYQHLSKVFSQHTGTTLEKYLIRLKIERVKELISYGQLTLSEIAHRLQYSSVQHLSNQFKKVTGVSVTDYKKAPSVDRLPLDSLA; translated from the coding sequence ATGGAACAGCACCTTCATATCAAAAACATGGTTTGCCCGCGCTGCATTGCTACCGTGACCGAGGTATTGACGGGCCAGGGCCTTACCGTACAGGACGTGAAACTCGGCGAAGCCACCGTGACCACTGAGAAGAAAGTGAATGTACCGGCGCTTTCTGAGGCGCTGCAGGCCCACGGCTTTGAACTGCTCCAGGAAAAAGACGAACAACTCACCGATCTTATCAAAACCACCTTGCTGGAGTACCAGCGCCAGCTGGAGGAGGAGTACCAGCCCATGACCACGTCTGTGTACCTGTCTGAGAAACTGGGCATGTCTTACCAGCACCTGAGCAAGGTGTTCTCGCAGCACACCGGCACTACCCTGGAGAAATACCTGATCCGGTTAAAGATTGAGCGCGTGAAAGAACTCATTTCTTACGGCCAGCTTACCCTTAGTGAGATTGCCCACCGCCTGCAGTACAGCAGCGTGCAACACCTTTCCAACCAGTTCAAGAAAGTCACCGGCGTCTCGGTGACAGACTACAAGAAAGCCCCTTCGGTAGACCGCCTTCCCCTGGACAGCCTGGCCTAG